Proteins encoded in a region of the Scyliorhinus torazame isolate Kashiwa2021f chromosome 1, sScyTor2.1, whole genome shotgun sequence genome:
- the hyls1 gene encoding centriolar and ciliogenesis-associated protein HYSL1 isoform X2 yields MAGLDFTDQDVREQLDLLGYRNVPHHQLREFRKVSQVRNKSMHQPLAAPQIPTWREFNSGKENQSSNRWGIETLFHHPAEFHQCDAYTKYSIAPKQFGYSSMPTGLNLQNIPNQDSDDSQKQYENSSTSSPEAPSESNRKPILRRKVLRRKNGQLHVCDESMISETDSDAVSELGQRISRFRTLNNEAEFDRESEEVSSTSDAGSIAGRRPNSAQPFFTRDLWSSRPGGTEGYGCISNAPKSFIRPLMDHPHTRNIKKSDPVAKYFEYKRNWETFKAPGEKDRKELRWGIREQMFYKNQLPLKPQHIYVPNDYIVPTEKKRSALRWQIRHELASGTIPQKFFCPF; encoded by the exons TTTCACAGGTGAGAAATAAGTCTATGCATCAACCCCTTGCAGCACCACAAATTCCAACTTGGCGTGAGTTCAACTCCGGAAAAGAGAATCAG TCTTCAAATAGGTGGGGGATTGAGACTTTGTTTCATCATCCTGCAGAATTTCATCAGTGTGATGCCTATACCAAATACTCCATAGCCCCAAAACAATTTGGATATTCATCCATGCCAACTGGGCTAAATCTTCAGAACATCCCAAATCAGGACAGTGATGACAGTCAAAAGCAGTATGAGAACAGCAGCACAAGCAGCCCTGAAGCACCATCTGAAAGCAACAGAAAACCAATTCTCCGGAGAAAAGTATTACG AAGGAAGAATGGACAATTGCACGTTTGTGACGAATCAATGATCAGTGAAACGGACTCTG atgCAGTCAGTGAATTGGGACAGAGGATCAGCAGATTTCGGACTCTCAACAATGAAGCAGAGTTTGACAGAGAGAGTGAAGAAGTGAGCAGCACCTCTGACGCTGGAAGCATAGCCGGAAGACGACCAAATTCTGCCCAACCATTCTTCACAAGAGATCTG TGGAGCTCTAGGCCTGGTGGAACTGAAGGCTATGGTTGTATTTCAAATGCACCAAAATCAT TTATTAGACCACTAATGGATCACCCTCACACAAGAAACATAAAGAAAAGTGATCCTGTAGCAAA GTATTTTGAATATAAACGAAACTGGGAAACATTCAAAGCTCCTGGAGAAAAAGATAGGAAAGAATTGCGATGGGGAATAAGG GAACAAATGTTTTATAAGAACCAACTACCTCTT AAACCTCAACACATTTATGTTCCAAATGACTACATTGTACCAACAGAGAAGAAAAGGTCTGCATTACGGTGGCAAATTAGACATGAACTAGCGAGTGGAACCATTCCACAGAAGTTTTTCTGTCCTTTTTAG